A part of Candidatus Dormiibacterota bacterium genomic DNA contains:
- a CDS encoding M20 family metallopeptidase gives MASKPPPAVREVDAATTQHLITHRRDLHASPELSFKEDETAHYIAERLEALGVDKLTRGVGGTGVVAEIHGERPGRSVLVRADMDGLPLTETVDVPFRSRHVGVMHACGHDVHMSIALELARWLADRRHELPGMVRFAFQPAEEQAGGAKPMIDAGVLNGIDRVVGLHVWSGLPTGQVAVPRGIVMASADMFTLTIRGRGGHGAQPHLTIDAVVIAAEVVVALQTLVSRETPPLAPAVITLGSIHGGTAANIVAGEVVMQGTLRTFDAELRARLLSRIAQVAEGISSAMRGSSEFEHNSGTPPVVNDPAIATLVREAATSVLGKEAVVTLEPLMVGEDFAYFLEERPGCFFMLGGAPEGPPVVHHTPEFRIDERCLSVGFQVMSAAVLRLLQPD, from the coding sequence ATGGCCTCGAAGCCGCCGCCCGCTGTGCGTGAAGTTGACGCCGCCACCACGCAGCACCTCATCACCCATCGACGCGACCTGCACGCCTCTCCCGAGCTGAGCTTCAAGGAGGATGAGACGGCGCACTACATCGCTGAGCGGCTGGAGGCGCTCGGGGTCGACAAGCTGACGCGGGGGGTCGGCGGCACGGGCGTCGTAGCCGAGATCCATGGGGAGCGGCCGGGGCGCTCGGTGTTGGTCCGGGCCGACATGGATGGCCTGCCGCTGACGGAAACGGTGGATGTGCCCTTCCGCTCGAGGCACGTTGGGGTGATGCATGCCTGCGGCCACGACGTCCACATGTCGATCGCGTTGGAGCTCGCCCGCTGGCTCGCGGATCGGCGGCATGAGCTACCAGGGATGGTTCGTTTCGCGTTCCAGCCGGCCGAGGAGCAGGCAGGCGGCGCCAAGCCGATGATTGACGCGGGGGTCCTTAACGGCATCGACCGCGTGGTCGGTCTGCACGTGTGGTCAGGGCTGCCGACCGGTCAGGTCGCGGTGCCTCGCGGCATCGTGATGGCGAGCGCGGATATGTTCACGCTGACCATTCGCGGACGAGGCGGTCACGGGGCCCAGCCCCATCTGACGATCGATGCGGTCGTCATCGCCGCGGAGGTGGTAGTGGCATTGCAGACGCTCGTGAGCCGAGAGACGCCTCCGCTGGCCCCCGCCGTGATCACCCTCGGCAGTATCCACGGCGGAACCGCCGCTAACATCGTAGCGGGTGAGGTCGTGATGCAGGGTACATTGCGCACCTTCGATGCGGAGCTTCGGGCGCGCCTCCTGTCGCGCATCGCGCAGGTGGCCGAGGGGATTTCCAGCGCCATGCGAGGCAGCAGTGAATTCGAGCACAACTCGGGAACGCCACCGGTTGTCAACGATCCAGCGATCGCGACCCTGGTTCGTGAGGCCGCGACCAGCGTCCTGGGCAAGGAGGCGGTGGTGACGTTAGAGCCGCTGATGGTGGGGGAGGACTTTGCCTACTTCCTCGAAGAGCGCCCCGGTTGCTTCTTCATGCTGGGCGGGGCACCCGAGGGACCGCCGGTTGTCCATCACACGCCGGAGTTCCGGATCGATGAGCGGTGCTTGTCCGTCGGCTTTCAGGTCATGTCCGCGGCGGTGCTGCGGCTATTGCAGCCGGACTAA
- a CDS encoding CBS domain-containing protein yields MPTALRDARTVEQAMSGQFAFCFPSTSLAQAARMMAQNRVYELPVIVDQRSLGYVSYLDILQRYVRAQLGARAADIVRTPLPEVRPEAPLAEAVRLLRESGRQVILVTTPAGMPVGALTARDVALAMAAA; encoded by the coding sequence ATGCCCACGGCGCTCCGGGACGCGCGCACGGTCGAGCAGGCAATGTCCGGCCAGTTCGCGTTCTGCTTCCCCAGCACCAGCCTCGCCCAGGCGGCCAGGATGATGGCGCAGAACCGGGTCTACGAGCTGCCCGTGATCGTCGACCAGCGAAGCCTGGGCTACGTGTCCTATTTGGACATCCTGCAGCGTTATGTCAGGGCCCAGCTGGGCGCCCGCGCGGCCGACATCGTGCGCACCCCTCTGCCGGAGGTGCGTCCCGAAGCACCGCTCGCGGAAGCGGTGCGTCTGCTGCGTGAAAGCGGGCGGCAGGTGATTCTGGTGACCACTCCTGCCGGCATGCCGGTCGGCGCCCTGACGGCGCGCGACGTCGCCCTCGCCATGGCGGCCGCCTGA